The Leucobacter rhizosphaerae genome includes a region encoding these proteins:
- a CDS encoding LysR substrate-binding domain-containing protein gives MSHTRAPDYTLRQLSYLVAAADAGSIAAAAAALHVSPSALSEALSELDRALGTPLTVRRRAHGLTLTSSGKAILAQARRLLESATALAAGVQAPAGELAGPITIACYPTLAPVILPPLLAEFGGAHPLVQLEISEVTHDQLRGRIESGEVDLAFVYSTLVPGAPLRRRLYEVPAHVLLPADHRLAAHGTIELQELVDDDLILFDAPPSSEHTLSMFADRGLTPRIRHRTANFEAVRTLVGRGLGYGVLVQRVANDRSYEGTPVVTREISPPVAPVGIDVVWSSSSETPDRVSALIEFAGSIAWPGAA, from the coding sequence ATGTCTCACACGCGCGCACCCGATTACACGTTGCGTCAGCTGTCGTATCTCGTCGCGGCGGCCGACGCGGGGAGCATCGCGGCGGCCGCCGCAGCGCTGCACGTGTCGCCGTCCGCGCTGTCGGAGGCGCTCTCCGAGCTGGATCGCGCCCTCGGCACCCCCCTGACCGTGCGCCGACGCGCGCACGGCCTCACCCTCACGAGCAGCGGCAAGGCGATCCTCGCGCAGGCGCGGCGTCTTCTGGAGTCGGCCACCGCGCTCGCTGCGGGCGTGCAGGCGCCCGCGGGTGAGCTCGCGGGGCCGATCACCATCGCCTGCTACCCCACACTCGCGCCCGTGATCCTGCCCCCGCTGCTCGCGGAGTTCGGCGGCGCGCACCCGCTCGTGCAACTGGAGATCTCCGAGGTGACGCACGATCAGCTGCGCGGGAGGATCGAGTCCGGCGAGGTGGATCTCGCGTTCGTCTACAGCACGCTGGTACCGGGCGCACCGCTGCGTCGGCGGCTCTACGAGGTGCCCGCGCACGTGCTCCTGCCCGCCGACCACCGGCTCGCTGCGCACGGGACCATCGAGCTGCAGGAACTCGTCGACGACGACCTGATCCTCTTCGACGCCCCGCCGTCGAGCGAGCACACCCTGTCCATGTTCGCCGACCGGGGCCTGACCCCGAGGATCCGGCACCGTACCGCGAACTTCGAGGCGGTGCGCACGCTCGTGGGGCGCGGGCTCGGGTACGGCGTGCTCGTGCAGCGGGTCGCGAATGATCGGAGTTACGAGGGCACTCCGGTCGTGACGCGCGAGATCTCGCCGCCGGTCGCGCCCGTGGGCATCGACGTCGTCTGGTCGTCGTCGTCCGAGACGCCGGATCGGGTCTCCGCGCTCATCGAGTTCGCCGGATCGATCGCCTGGCCGGGAGCCGCGTGA
- a CDS encoding cytochrome P450, giving the protein MAARPAPVADWVTIAELHRDPFPIYERLRAEGGVHWVPAVGRYLITSYAAVHETELDQEIYSANEEGSLQIRAMGHSMLRRDDPEHYVERRAWQPALRPGIVKRTWTGVFERNADRYLSELAEKGPGADLIWDFAAPYAAENLRQLLGLHNADQSDLQRWSQTMIDATGNYADDPEVWALGKASFDEVDIALDEMLAWHAAHLDDNPTLIAQLLRAPGETMPLERIRANMKMSIGGGLNEPRDAIGVAAWALLSHPEQRDAVLADAGLWPAVFEETIRWVAPIGLYSRQVTRDTELAGVHLPAGARLGICILSANRDERIWPDPDRFDIHREVAPHLAFGKGVHVCLGAWVAKAEVAAVGLPELFGRFSGLALREQDPAEIAGWVFRGMTKLPVTWDAVTAGSAPRAAAAVEAAPERAARITIVGAGPSGCFTAQAVRRALPNARIDLIDEQPVPFGLVRYGVAADHQGTKSVARQFERVFDDPDVRFHGNVRVAADGSGDATLEQLAACSDAVVVATGLAGDRVPEIPGIDTPGVRCAGELTRRLNGHPDAPPAEPLGRSAAIIGHGNVAMDLARLTARRDFTGSDIDDAAHERLAQGLRELHLIGRSAPDEAKFDPVMVRELASLPGVAHTVHGVDFGAAPVGKHARLDAIRDLAEQPDPASPTLRVEWWFGARPVEVLGGDSVTGVRIATADGERTLGVDAVITATGFAATAAQVAAIPVAAGAHPDGRAGDRRYTAGWLRRGPRGTIPDQRDDARQLARLIAEELAPTLRGTADPGGFTPPAHAVDFTGWRRIDVLERLGAAPGRVRAKLPSRAEQVAAAGRTDLELPPAPAHRGSAHAWERPVTILFATESGGAELASEDLRRQFAPGADVRVLDASETEPHDLDPDRLHLVLCSTYGDGELPTGARALHAALLKSELDLAGLAYAVFGMGDRSYAHTYSRGSELLDAALAERGAQRVGEYGRHDAGGSTDASDAAVEWLEGVLGAVDEQGSPAHDPARVG; this is encoded by the coding sequence ATGGCCGCACGACCCGCACCCGTCGCCGACTGGGTGACCATCGCCGAACTGCATCGCGATCCGTTCCCGATCTACGAGCGTCTTCGCGCCGAGGGCGGCGTGCACTGGGTGCCGGCCGTCGGGCGCTACCTCATCACGAGCTACGCCGCCGTGCACGAGACCGAGCTCGACCAGGAGATCTACTCCGCGAACGAGGAGGGGTCCCTCCAGATTCGGGCGATGGGACACTCGATGCTGCGGCGGGACGATCCCGAGCACTACGTCGAGCGTCGCGCCTGGCAGCCCGCGCTGCGCCCCGGCATCGTGAAGCGCACGTGGACCGGGGTCTTCGAGCGCAACGCCGACCGGTACCTCTCGGAGCTCGCCGAGAAGGGACCCGGGGCCGATCTCATCTGGGACTTCGCCGCTCCCTACGCCGCCGAGAACCTGCGGCAACTGCTCGGTCTGCACAACGCCGATCAGTCGGACCTGCAGCGCTGGTCGCAGACCATGATCGACGCGACCGGCAACTACGCGGACGACCCCGAGGTGTGGGCGCTCGGCAAGGCGTCGTTCGACGAGGTCGACATCGCGCTCGACGAGATGCTGGCCTGGCACGCCGCGCACCTCGACGACAACCCGACACTCATCGCGCAGCTCCTCCGCGCCCCGGGTGAGACGATGCCGCTCGAACGGATCCGCGCGAACATGAAGATGTCGATCGGGGGCGGCCTCAACGAGCCCCGCGATGCCATCGGGGTGGCGGCCTGGGCGCTGCTGAGCCACCCGGAGCAGCGGGACGCCGTGCTCGCGGACGCGGGTCTGTGGCCCGCCGTGTTCGAGGAGACGATCCGGTGGGTCGCCCCGATCGGGCTCTACTCGCGCCAGGTGACGCGGGACACCGAGCTCGCGGGTGTGCACCTCCCTGCCGGTGCGCGTCTCGGGATCTGCATCCTCTCGGCCAACCGCGACGAGCGTATCTGGCCGGACCCGGACCGCTTCGACATCCACCGCGAGGTCGCCCCGCACCTGGCCTTCGGCAAGGGAGTGCACGTCTGCCTCGGCGCCTGGGTGGCGAAGGCCGAGGTCGCCGCGGTCGGGCTCCCCGAGCTCTTCGGGCGCTTCTCCGGGCTCGCGTTGCGGGAGCAGGATCCCGCGGAGATCGCGGGGTGGGTGTTCCGCGGCATGACGAAGCTCCCGGTCACCTGGGACGCGGTCACGGCCGGCTCGGCACCGCGGGCGGCCGCCGCGGTCGAGGCCGCACCGGAGCGCGCAGCGCGCATCACGATCGTGGGCGCGGGGCCTTCGGGATGCTTCACCGCCCAGGCGGTGCGGCGGGCGCTGCCGAACGCCCGGATCGACCTCATCGACGAGCAGCCGGTTCCGTTTGGTCTCGTGCGCTACGGCGTCGCCGCCGATCACCAGGGCACCAAGTCGGTCGCGCGGCAATTCGAGCGCGTGTTCGACGACCCCGACGTGCGCTTCCACGGCAATGTGCGGGTCGCCGCCGACGGCTCAGGAGACGCCACTCTGGAGCAGCTCGCCGCGTGCAGTGACGCGGTGGTGGTGGCAACCGGGCTCGCGGGTGACCGGGTGCCCGAGATCCCCGGCATCGACACGCCGGGCGTGCGCTGCGCCGGAGAGCTGACGCGCCGGCTGAACGGACACCCCGATGCCCCGCCCGCCGAGCCGCTCGGCCGCTCCGCCGCGATCATCGGCCACGGCAACGTGGCGATGGACCTCGCGCGCCTGACGGCGAGACGAGACTTCACGGGCAGCGACATCGATGACGCCGCGCACGAGCGGTTGGCGCAGGGGCTCCGCGAACTCCACCTCATCGGGCGGAGCGCTCCCGACGAGGCGAAGTTCGACCCGGTCATGGTGCGGGAGCTCGCGTCATTGCCGGGCGTCGCCCACACGGTGCACGGCGTCGATTTCGGCGCCGCCCCGGTCGGCAAGCACGCCCGGCTCGACGCGATCCGGGATCTTGCCGAGCAGCCCGATCCGGCATCGCCGACGCTGCGGGTGGAGTGGTGGTTCGGGGCCCGACCGGTCGAGGTGCTCGGCGGCGATAGCGTCACCGGGGTGCGGATCGCGACCGCCGACGGGGAGCGGACCCTCGGGGTCGACGCGGTGATCACGGCGACCGGCTTCGCGGCCACGGCTGCGCAGGTGGCGGCGATCCCGGTCGCGGCGGGCGCGCACCCCGACGGCCGCGCCGGCGACCGGCGCTACACCGCGGGATGGCTGCGCCGCGGACCGCGGGGAACGATCCCGGATCAGCGCGACGACGCCAGGCAGCTGGCGCGCCTCATCGCCGAGGAACTGGCGCCGACGCTGCGGGGCACGGCCGACCCCGGCGGGTTCACGCCGCCCGCGCACGCCGTCGACTTCACCGGCTGGCGGCGCATCGACGTGCTCGAACGCCTCGGAGCCGCCCCGGGCCGCGTGCGCGCCAAACTGCCGAGCCGCGCGGAGCAGGTCGCGGCGGCAGGCCGCACGGACCTGGAGCTGCCGCCCGCACCCGCGCACCGTGGCAGCGCGCACGCCTGGGAACGGCCGGTCACGATCCTCTTCGCCACCGAGTCGGGCGGCGCCGAGCTCGCGTCCGAGGACCTGCGGCGCCAGTTCGCTCCGGGTGCCGACGTCCGGGTGCTCGACGCGTCCGAGACGGAACCGCACGACCTCGATCCCGACCGCCTGCACCTCGTGCTCTGCTCGACGTACGGCGACGGAGAGCTGCCGACGGGCGCGCGAGCGCTGCACGCGGCGCTTCTCAAGAGCGAACTGGACCTCGCCGGCCTTGCATATGCCGTCTTCGGCATGGGCGATCGCAGCTACGCCCACACCTACTCCCGCGGCAGCGAGCTGCTCGACGCGGCGCTCGCCGAGCGCGGCGCTCAGCGGGTCGGGGAGTACGGCCGTCACGACGCCGGCGGCTCGACGGACGCCTCCGATGCCGCGGTCGAGTGGCTCGAGGGTGTGCTGGGCGCCGTGGACGAGCAGGGATCCCCAGCCCACGATCCAGCGCGGGTCGGCTGA
- a CDS encoding S-(hydroxymethyl)mycothiol dehydrogenase: MVYRVQGVVVREKNAPATIETVIVPDPGPGEAVVDVLTSGVCHTDLHYQQGGINDDFPFLLGHEATGRVAAVGEGVTEVAVGDRVILNWRAVCGTCRACAKGQPQYCFATHNATQKMTLEDGTVLSPALGIGAFIEKTLVAAGQCTKIDEESDAAAVGLLGCGVMAGIGAAINTGEVQRGESVAVIGCGGVGTAAIAGAQLAGATTIIAVDIDDAKLEQAKRFGATHTVNSRQQDAVEAIRELTGGHGADVVIDAVGRPETYTQAFYARDLAGRVVLVGVPTPDMQLQLPLLDVFGRGGSLKSSWYGDCLPSRDFSMLIDQYKLGRLDLDGFVTERIGLGDVEAAFARMGEGTVLRSVVVL, translated from the coding sequence ATGGTGTACCGAGTTCAGGGTGTTGTCGTTCGCGAGAAGAACGCCCCCGCGACCATCGAAACGGTGATCGTGCCGGATCCGGGCCCGGGCGAGGCCGTCGTCGACGTGCTCACGAGCGGCGTCTGCCACACCGACCTGCACTACCAGCAGGGCGGCATCAACGACGACTTCCCCTTCCTCCTCGGCCACGAGGCGACGGGCCGCGTCGCCGCGGTCGGCGAGGGCGTGACCGAGGTCGCGGTGGGGGATCGCGTCATCCTCAACTGGCGCGCCGTCTGCGGCACCTGCCGCGCGTGCGCGAAGGGCCAGCCCCAGTACTGCTTCGCGACGCACAACGCGACGCAGAAGATGACCCTGGAGGACGGCACCGTGCTGTCGCCGGCGCTCGGGATCGGTGCCTTCATCGAGAAGACGCTCGTCGCTGCCGGCCAGTGCACGAAGATCGACGAGGAGTCGGACGCGGCGGCCGTGGGGCTGCTCGGCTGCGGGGTGATGGCCGGGATCGGCGCGGCGATCAACACGGGCGAGGTGCAGCGCGGCGAGTCGGTGGCGGTCATCGGGTGCGGCGGCGTCGGCACGGCCGCGATCGCGGGCGCGCAGCTCGCGGGGGCGACCACGATCATCGCCGTGGATATCGACGACGCGAAGCTCGAGCAGGCGAAGCGCTTCGGCGCGACCCACACCGTGAACTCGCGGCAGCAGGACGCGGTCGAGGCGATCCGCGAGCTGACCGGTGGCCACGGCGCCGACGTCGTCATCGACGCGGTCGGCCGGCCCGAGACCTACACGCAGGCCTTCTACGCGCGTGATCTCGCGGGTCGTGTGGTGCTCGTCGGAGTGCCGACGCCCGACATGCAGCTCCAGCTGCCGCTCCTCGACGTCTTCGGGCGCGGAGGATCGCTGAAGTCCTCCTGGTACGGCGACTGCCTGCCCAGCCGCGACTTCTCCATGCTGATCGACCAGTACAAGCTCGGCCGCCTCGACCTCGACGGGTTCGTCACCGAGCGCATCGGCCTCGGCGACGTGGAGGCCGCGTTCGCCCGCATGGGCGAGGGCACCGTGC